A window from Athalia rosae chromosome 5, iyAthRosa1.1, whole genome shotgun sequence encodes these proteins:
- the LOC105684020 gene encoding cyclin-T isoform X1, with amino-acid sequence MAADEKWYFTKEQLASTPSRRYGFDADKELSYRQQAANFIQDMGQRLVVSQLCINTAIVYMHRFYVFHSLTQFHRNAIAAAALFLAAKVEEQPRKLEHVIKVAHLCLHREQPALDTKSEQYLEQAQDLVFNENVLLQTLGFDVAIDHPHTHVVRCCHLVKASKDLAQTSYFMASNSLHLTTMCLQYKPTVVACFCIHLACKWSNWEIPQSNEGKHWFWYVDRTVTSELLQQLTAEFLHIFDRCPSRLKRKIMSISANQSPNMSHPSLPSSPLGMEPRKIQSPVSALDGGPTFQSNRPHHGERSDDKKTSASASGRPPVDYREYREKKERERLDREKAAAAAQGHAHHHKPVPSGAQIPGKHPVPPGQKPHIHHNHHHNRPDLKPGALVPAQQIPPSSRHSLNNQAPRESVRDPARQRIPREYNSSSGTSGGTVFTHGHGPSAPDNSAPSSSIVDSILGRAEQGMTADTASHNAQDKQGNNSHSAAHAAHHSADNKHLQPQQQQTGDKRQYDPARHKPPEHRKEEQKLYGKYAAESSRIERQRTQPDIIEQRSEEVRKIIEKPIPPPMTAQKTRQEIQKEEYVANMIKQAHHHGKYGMEKLQSNPVVVLNQIKGFAKEKSPGNVNVPPAQQMMGKPKPIQGQFAAHHGVTQIMKDNSRNGNAQSATAQSTQMPVNVDDIKVEKKPTSEDLLRMALAYTTAHQPPPAGKHRSLFSPEKTVVQTRESSHLQRAKPKQKTPPSAARNIKQEPIGVKQEPLDLISPFASPPGTIEHLPSFNKRAVNEVPPSSSNKRHRASSICEPEQTPRVKVEDQAGLDAMKMLGRVPELIQPIRDNPTSSNGKSSSVANDLKPPDLIKPFEPEPLAANPSPIVQGSGMTQRPFSNGYDASRVPGQESHDSQYPYDKNVADANVMQQMQHQQPQVTAHSLPPNMSWTDRIAEAPVAGTATIQNAVAPVIEEKRSEHHKSEKKKKKDKHKHKDKDKSKEERKHKHKHKDREKDRHHRDKDKAGEDVSATAGSASTTAIPIKITIPKDKINLGAGGDAGHPASHGPSEGSSLKIKILKERLKGGENQGEAQVQAPLKIKIRTGGSTLGNNVDVRKRERESDAGSPTTGGPPPMKKHTQANVVAGTAPGMTANYAQQRPGAMERQQNGRHYTSGPAGNNKEKHSSSYYKTLSKSSSQHSSHPT; translated from the exons ATGGCGGCTGACGAAAAATGGTACTTTACGAAGGAACAACTAGCATCAACCCCGAGCAGAAGATACGGTTTCGACGCAGATAAAGAGCTAAGTTACCGTCAGCAGGCAGCAAATTTTATACAAGATATGGGGCAACGGCTCGTCGT ATCGCAGCTATGCATAAACACGGCAATAGTCTACATGCATCGCTTCTACGTGTTCCACTCGCTCACGCAGTTTCACAGAAATGCGATAGCGGCGGCGGCACTATTTTTGGCAGCAAAGGTGGAGGAGCAGCCACGAAAGTTGGAACATGTCATCAAGGTTGCCCACCTTTGCCTCCACAGGGAACAGCCTGCGTTGGACACCAAGTCGGAA CAATACCTCGAACAGGCTCAGGATCTTGTGTTCAACGAGAATGTGCTCCTGCAGACGCTCGGATTCGACGTCGCCATCGATCATCCCCACACCCACGTTGTCAGGTGCTGCCATTTGGTTAAAG CGAGCAAGGACTTGGCCCAGACTTCATACTTCATGGCGTCAAACAG TTTGCACCTGACCACCATGTGTCTTCAGTACAAGCCTACTGTGGTTGCCTGCTTCTGCATTCATCTAGCTTGCAAATGGTCAAACTGGGAG ATACCGCAGAGCAATGAGGGAAAGCACTGGTTCTGGTACGTCGACAGAACAGTGACGTCGGAACTCCTTCAGCAGTTGACCGCAGAGTTCCTCCACATATTTGACCGGTGTCCTTCGAGACTCAAGCGAAAGATCATGAGCATCTCTGCCAACCAGAGCCCGAACATGAGCCATCCAAGCTTGCCGAGCTCACCCCTT GGTATGGAACCTCGCAAGATCCAGTCTCCTGTGTCAGCCCTCGACGGAGGACCAACTTTCCAGTCGAACCGACCCCACCACGGTGAGCGTTCCGACGATAAGAAAACCTCAGCATCTGCTTCGGGCAGGCCACCGGTGGACTACAGGGAGTacagagaaaagaaggaacggGAGCGTCTGGACCGCGAGAAGGCAGCTGCGGCTGCACAGGGCCACGCTCATCACCACAAACCCGTTCCCTCGGGCGCACAGATTCCGGGAAAACACCCTGTACCGCCCGGCCAGAAGCCCCACATCCACCACAATCACCATCACAACAGGCCCGATCTGAAACCGGGCGCTCTGGTTCCCGCTCAACAAATTCCACCCTCGTCAAGACACTCCCTGAACAACCAGGCGCCGAGGGAATCCGTGCGCGATCCTGCCCGTCAAAGAATCCCCAGGGAATATAATTCGAGCAGCGGGACCAGCGGCGGAACCGTTTTTACCCACGGACACGGTCCCTCTGCTCCGGACAACTCTGCGCCCAGTTCCTCGATAGTCGATTCGATTTTGGGAAGGGCTGAACAAGGGATGACCGCGGATACCGCGTCTCACAATGCTCAGGACAAACAGGGGAACAATAGCCACAGTGCGGCTCATGCTGCGCATCACTCAGCGGACAACAAACACCTTCAaccgcaacaacaacagaCCGGCGACAAACGCCAGTACGACCCTGCGAGGCATAAGCCGCCCGAACACAGAAAAGAGGAGCAGAAATTATACGGAAAGTACGCCGCCGAGAGTTCGAGGATAGAGAGACAGAGGACACAGCCTGATATTATAGAACAGAGGAGCGAAGAGGTCAGGAAAATCATAGAGAAACCCATCCCACCGCCTATGACTGCGCAAAAAACTAGACAAGAGATACAGAAGGAAGAGTACGTCGCGAATATGATCAAGCAGGCTCATCATCACGGGAAGTacggaatggaaaaattgcagAGTAATCCCGTGGTGGTTTTGAACCAGATCAAAGGATTCGCGAAGGAAAAGTCACCGGGAAACGTCAACGTGCCTCCGGCGCAACAAATGATGGGGAAACCTAAGCCGATTCAGGGACAGTTCGCCGCGCATCACGGAGTTACGCAGATAATGAAGGACAATTCTAGGAATGGAAACGCTCAATCGGCGACCGCGCAATCAACGCAGATGCCAGTCAACGTGGATGATATCAAAGTCGAGAAAAAACCGACGTCCGAAGACCTTCTGCGAATGGCTCTGGCGTACACTACTGCGCATCAACCTCCACCAGCGGGTAAACATCGGTCGCTTTTTAGCCCGGAAAAAACTGTTGTACAGACCAGGGAGTCCAGCCATCTTCAGAGGGCTAAACCTAAGCAGAAAACACCACCCTCCGCAGCCAGAAATATCAAACAAGAACCGATCGGTGTCAAACAAGAACCGTTGGACCTCATTTCTCCTTTCGCCAGCCCTCCGGGGACCATCGAGCATCTGCCATCGTTTAACAAAAGAGCTGTCAACGAGGTGCCACCTTCCTCCTCGAATAAGAGACACCGGGCATCGTCGATATGTGAACCCGAACAGACACCCAGGGTAAAAGTCGAAGACCAAGCAGGTCTCGATGCGATGAAGATGCTTGGGAGGGTTCCCGAACTCATACAGCCTATCAGGGACAACCCGACCTCTTCCAATGGGAAAAGTTCATCCGTTGCCAATGACTTGAAACCTCCAGACCTTATAAAACCATTCGAGCCAGAACCACTTGCCGCAAACCCCTCTCCGATAGTTCAAGGCTCCGGAATGACTCAACGACCCTTTTCCAACGGATACGATGCGTCGAGGGTTCCTGGACAAGAGTCGCACGACTCGCAGTATCCTTACGATAAGAATGTTGCAGATGCAAATGTGATGCAGCAAATGCAACACCAGCAACCGCAAGTAACTGCTCATTCCCTCCCACCCAATATGTCCTGGACGGACAGAATCGCAGAGGCGCCTGTGGCTGGCACCGCGACGATACAAAATGCGGTAGCACCTGTGATAGAAGAGAAGAGATCGGAACACCacaagagcgaaaaaaagaagaagaaagacaaGCACAAACACAAGGACAAAGATAAGAGCAAGGAAGAGAGGAAGCACAAGCACAAACACAAAGACAGAGAGAAGGACAGGCATCACAGAGACAAAGATAAGGCTGGCGAAGACGTTTCCGCAACGGCCGGCTCAGCATCGACCACTGCCATACCGATTAAAATCACCATACCCAAAGACAAGATAAATTTGGGAGCCGGTGGCGACGCCGGTCACCCAGCTTCGCACGGACCCTCGGAGGGATCTAgtttgaagataaaaattctcaaagaacGTCTGAAGGGTGGTGAGAACCAGGGCGAAGCGCAGGTTCAGGCACCCCTGAAGATCAAAATAAGAACCGGTGGAAGCACCCTTGGTAATAACGTCGACGTGAGAAAACGAGAGAGGGAGTCAGACGCGGGGAGTCCTACCACCGGGGGCCCGCCACCGATGAAGAAACACACGCAAGCTAACGTTGTCGCTGGGACAGCTCCGGGCATGACTGCTAACTACGCTCAACAGCGACCTGGGGCTATGGAAAGACAGCAAAATGGACGCCATTATACTAGTGGCCCCGCAGGAAATAATAAG
- the LOC105684020 gene encoding cyclin-T isoform X2, whose translation MAADEKWYFTKEQLASTPSRRYGFDADKELSYRQQAANFIQDMGQRLVVSQLCINTAIVYMHRFYVFHSLTQFHRNAIAAAALFLAAKVEEQPRKLEHVIKVAHLCLHREQPALDTKSEAQDLVFNENVLLQTLGFDVAIDHPHTHVVRCCHLVKASKDLAQTSYFMASNSLHLTTMCLQYKPTVVACFCIHLACKWSNWEIPQSNEGKHWFWYVDRTVTSELLQQLTAEFLHIFDRCPSRLKRKIMSISANQSPNMSHPSLPSSPLGMEPRKIQSPVSALDGGPTFQSNRPHHGERSDDKKTSASASGRPPVDYREYREKKERERLDREKAAAAAQGHAHHHKPVPSGAQIPGKHPVPPGQKPHIHHNHHHNRPDLKPGALVPAQQIPPSSRHSLNNQAPRESVRDPARQRIPREYNSSSGTSGGTVFTHGHGPSAPDNSAPSSSIVDSILGRAEQGMTADTASHNAQDKQGNNSHSAAHAAHHSADNKHLQPQQQQTGDKRQYDPARHKPPEHRKEEQKLYGKYAAESSRIERQRTQPDIIEQRSEEVRKIIEKPIPPPMTAQKTRQEIQKEEYVANMIKQAHHHGKYGMEKLQSNPVVVLNQIKGFAKEKSPGNVNVPPAQQMMGKPKPIQGQFAAHHGVTQIMKDNSRNGNAQSATAQSTQMPVNVDDIKVEKKPTSEDLLRMALAYTTAHQPPPAGKHRSLFSPEKTVVQTRESSHLQRAKPKQKTPPSAARNIKQEPIGVKQEPLDLISPFASPPGTIEHLPSFNKRAVNEVPPSSSNKRHRASSICEPEQTPRVKVEDQAGLDAMKMLGRVPELIQPIRDNPTSSNGKSSSVANDLKPPDLIKPFEPEPLAANPSPIVQGSGMTQRPFSNGYDASRVPGQESHDSQYPYDKNVADANVMQQMQHQQPQVTAHSLPPNMSWTDRIAEAPVAGTATIQNAVAPVIEEKRSEHHKSEKKKKKDKHKHKDKDKSKEERKHKHKHKDREKDRHHRDKDKAGEDVSATAGSASTTAIPIKITIPKDKINLGAGGDAGHPASHGPSEGSSLKIKILKERLKGGENQGEAQVQAPLKIKIRTGGSTLGNNVDVRKRERESDAGSPTTGGPPPMKKHTQANVVAGTAPGMTANYAQQRPGAMERQQNGRHYTSGPAGNNKEKHSSSYYKTLSKSSSQHSSHPT comes from the exons ATGGCGGCTGACGAAAAATGGTACTTTACGAAGGAACAACTAGCATCAACCCCGAGCAGAAGATACGGTTTCGACGCAGATAAAGAGCTAAGTTACCGTCAGCAGGCAGCAAATTTTATACAAGATATGGGGCAACGGCTCGTCGT ATCGCAGCTATGCATAAACACGGCAATAGTCTACATGCATCGCTTCTACGTGTTCCACTCGCTCACGCAGTTTCACAGAAATGCGATAGCGGCGGCGGCACTATTTTTGGCAGCAAAGGTGGAGGAGCAGCCACGAAAGTTGGAACATGTCATCAAGGTTGCCCACCTTTGCCTCCACAGGGAACAGCCTGCGTTGGACACCAAGTCGGAA GCTCAGGATCTTGTGTTCAACGAGAATGTGCTCCTGCAGACGCTCGGATTCGACGTCGCCATCGATCATCCCCACACCCACGTTGTCAGGTGCTGCCATTTGGTTAAAG CGAGCAAGGACTTGGCCCAGACTTCATACTTCATGGCGTCAAACAG TTTGCACCTGACCACCATGTGTCTTCAGTACAAGCCTACTGTGGTTGCCTGCTTCTGCATTCATCTAGCTTGCAAATGGTCAAACTGGGAG ATACCGCAGAGCAATGAGGGAAAGCACTGGTTCTGGTACGTCGACAGAACAGTGACGTCGGAACTCCTTCAGCAGTTGACCGCAGAGTTCCTCCACATATTTGACCGGTGTCCTTCGAGACTCAAGCGAAAGATCATGAGCATCTCTGCCAACCAGAGCCCGAACATGAGCCATCCAAGCTTGCCGAGCTCACCCCTT GGTATGGAACCTCGCAAGATCCAGTCTCCTGTGTCAGCCCTCGACGGAGGACCAACTTTCCAGTCGAACCGACCCCACCACGGTGAGCGTTCCGACGATAAGAAAACCTCAGCATCTGCTTCGGGCAGGCCACCGGTGGACTACAGGGAGTacagagaaaagaaggaacggGAGCGTCTGGACCGCGAGAAGGCAGCTGCGGCTGCACAGGGCCACGCTCATCACCACAAACCCGTTCCCTCGGGCGCACAGATTCCGGGAAAACACCCTGTACCGCCCGGCCAGAAGCCCCACATCCACCACAATCACCATCACAACAGGCCCGATCTGAAACCGGGCGCTCTGGTTCCCGCTCAACAAATTCCACCCTCGTCAAGACACTCCCTGAACAACCAGGCGCCGAGGGAATCCGTGCGCGATCCTGCCCGTCAAAGAATCCCCAGGGAATATAATTCGAGCAGCGGGACCAGCGGCGGAACCGTTTTTACCCACGGACACGGTCCCTCTGCTCCGGACAACTCTGCGCCCAGTTCCTCGATAGTCGATTCGATTTTGGGAAGGGCTGAACAAGGGATGACCGCGGATACCGCGTCTCACAATGCTCAGGACAAACAGGGGAACAATAGCCACAGTGCGGCTCATGCTGCGCATCACTCAGCGGACAACAAACACCTTCAaccgcaacaacaacagaCCGGCGACAAACGCCAGTACGACCCTGCGAGGCATAAGCCGCCCGAACACAGAAAAGAGGAGCAGAAATTATACGGAAAGTACGCCGCCGAGAGTTCGAGGATAGAGAGACAGAGGACACAGCCTGATATTATAGAACAGAGGAGCGAAGAGGTCAGGAAAATCATAGAGAAACCCATCCCACCGCCTATGACTGCGCAAAAAACTAGACAAGAGATACAGAAGGAAGAGTACGTCGCGAATATGATCAAGCAGGCTCATCATCACGGGAAGTacggaatggaaaaattgcagAGTAATCCCGTGGTGGTTTTGAACCAGATCAAAGGATTCGCGAAGGAAAAGTCACCGGGAAACGTCAACGTGCCTCCGGCGCAACAAATGATGGGGAAACCTAAGCCGATTCAGGGACAGTTCGCCGCGCATCACGGAGTTACGCAGATAATGAAGGACAATTCTAGGAATGGAAACGCTCAATCGGCGACCGCGCAATCAACGCAGATGCCAGTCAACGTGGATGATATCAAAGTCGAGAAAAAACCGACGTCCGAAGACCTTCTGCGAATGGCTCTGGCGTACACTACTGCGCATCAACCTCCACCAGCGGGTAAACATCGGTCGCTTTTTAGCCCGGAAAAAACTGTTGTACAGACCAGGGAGTCCAGCCATCTTCAGAGGGCTAAACCTAAGCAGAAAACACCACCCTCCGCAGCCAGAAATATCAAACAAGAACCGATCGGTGTCAAACAAGAACCGTTGGACCTCATTTCTCCTTTCGCCAGCCCTCCGGGGACCATCGAGCATCTGCCATCGTTTAACAAAAGAGCTGTCAACGAGGTGCCACCTTCCTCCTCGAATAAGAGACACCGGGCATCGTCGATATGTGAACCCGAACAGACACCCAGGGTAAAAGTCGAAGACCAAGCAGGTCTCGATGCGATGAAGATGCTTGGGAGGGTTCCCGAACTCATACAGCCTATCAGGGACAACCCGACCTCTTCCAATGGGAAAAGTTCATCCGTTGCCAATGACTTGAAACCTCCAGACCTTATAAAACCATTCGAGCCAGAACCACTTGCCGCAAACCCCTCTCCGATAGTTCAAGGCTCCGGAATGACTCAACGACCCTTTTCCAACGGATACGATGCGTCGAGGGTTCCTGGACAAGAGTCGCACGACTCGCAGTATCCTTACGATAAGAATGTTGCAGATGCAAATGTGATGCAGCAAATGCAACACCAGCAACCGCAAGTAACTGCTCATTCCCTCCCACCCAATATGTCCTGGACGGACAGAATCGCAGAGGCGCCTGTGGCTGGCACCGCGACGATACAAAATGCGGTAGCACCTGTGATAGAAGAGAAGAGATCGGAACACCacaagagcgaaaaaaagaagaagaaagacaaGCACAAACACAAGGACAAAGATAAGAGCAAGGAAGAGAGGAAGCACAAGCACAAACACAAAGACAGAGAGAAGGACAGGCATCACAGAGACAAAGATAAGGCTGGCGAAGACGTTTCCGCAACGGCCGGCTCAGCATCGACCACTGCCATACCGATTAAAATCACCATACCCAAAGACAAGATAAATTTGGGAGCCGGTGGCGACGCCGGTCACCCAGCTTCGCACGGACCCTCGGAGGGATCTAgtttgaagataaaaattctcaaagaacGTCTGAAGGGTGGTGAGAACCAGGGCGAAGCGCAGGTTCAGGCACCCCTGAAGATCAAAATAAGAACCGGTGGAAGCACCCTTGGTAATAACGTCGACGTGAGAAAACGAGAGAGGGAGTCAGACGCGGGGAGTCCTACCACCGGGGGCCCGCCACCGATGAAGAAACACACGCAAGCTAACGTTGTCGCTGGGACAGCTCCGGGCATGACTGCTAACTACGCTCAACAGCGACCTGGGGCTATGGAAAGACAGCAAAATGGACGCCATTATACTAGTGGCCCCGCAGGAAATAATAAG
- the LOC105684020 gene encoding cyclin-T isoform X3: MRINRSLHLTTMCLQYKPTVVACFCIHLACKWSNWEIPQSNEGKHWFWYVDRTVTSELLQQLTAEFLHIFDRCPSRLKRKIMSISANQSPNMSHPSLPSSPLGMEPRKIQSPVSALDGGPTFQSNRPHHGERSDDKKTSASASGRPPVDYREYREKKERERLDREKAAAAAQGHAHHHKPVPSGAQIPGKHPVPPGQKPHIHHNHHHNRPDLKPGALVPAQQIPPSSRHSLNNQAPRESVRDPARQRIPREYNSSSGTSGGTVFTHGHGPSAPDNSAPSSSIVDSILGRAEQGMTADTASHNAQDKQGNNSHSAAHAAHHSADNKHLQPQQQQTGDKRQYDPARHKPPEHRKEEQKLYGKYAAESSRIERQRTQPDIIEQRSEEVRKIIEKPIPPPMTAQKTRQEIQKEEYVANMIKQAHHHGKYGMEKLQSNPVVVLNQIKGFAKEKSPGNVNVPPAQQMMGKPKPIQGQFAAHHGVTQIMKDNSRNGNAQSATAQSTQMPVNVDDIKVEKKPTSEDLLRMALAYTTAHQPPPAGKHRSLFSPEKTVVQTRESSHLQRAKPKQKTPPSAARNIKQEPIGVKQEPLDLISPFASPPGTIEHLPSFNKRAVNEVPPSSSNKRHRASSICEPEQTPRVKVEDQAGLDAMKMLGRVPELIQPIRDNPTSSNGKSSSVANDLKPPDLIKPFEPEPLAANPSPIVQGSGMTQRPFSNGYDASRVPGQESHDSQYPYDKNVADANVMQQMQHQQPQVTAHSLPPNMSWTDRIAEAPVAGTATIQNAVAPVIEEKRSEHHKSEKKKKKDKHKHKDKDKSKEERKHKHKHKDREKDRHHRDKDKAGEDVSATAGSASTTAIPIKITIPKDKINLGAGGDAGHPASHGPSEGSSLKIKILKERLKGGENQGEAQVQAPLKIKIRTGGSTLGNNVDVRKRERESDAGSPTTGGPPPMKKHTQANVVAGTAPGMTANYAQQRPGAMERQQNGRHYTSGPAGNNKEKHSSSYYKTLSKSSSQHSSHPT, translated from the exons ATGCGGATTAACAGAAG TTTGCACCTGACCACCATGTGTCTTCAGTACAAGCCTACTGTGGTTGCCTGCTTCTGCATTCATCTAGCTTGCAAATGGTCAAACTGGGAG ATACCGCAGAGCAATGAGGGAAAGCACTGGTTCTGGTACGTCGACAGAACAGTGACGTCGGAACTCCTTCAGCAGTTGACCGCAGAGTTCCTCCACATATTTGACCGGTGTCCTTCGAGACTCAAGCGAAAGATCATGAGCATCTCTGCCAACCAGAGCCCGAACATGAGCCATCCAAGCTTGCCGAGCTCACCCCTT GGTATGGAACCTCGCAAGATCCAGTCTCCTGTGTCAGCCCTCGACGGAGGACCAACTTTCCAGTCGAACCGACCCCACCACGGTGAGCGTTCCGACGATAAGAAAACCTCAGCATCTGCTTCGGGCAGGCCACCGGTGGACTACAGGGAGTacagagaaaagaaggaacggGAGCGTCTGGACCGCGAGAAGGCAGCTGCGGCTGCACAGGGCCACGCTCATCACCACAAACCCGTTCCCTCGGGCGCACAGATTCCGGGAAAACACCCTGTACCGCCCGGCCAGAAGCCCCACATCCACCACAATCACCATCACAACAGGCCCGATCTGAAACCGGGCGCTCTGGTTCCCGCTCAACAAATTCCACCCTCGTCAAGACACTCCCTGAACAACCAGGCGCCGAGGGAATCCGTGCGCGATCCTGCCCGTCAAAGAATCCCCAGGGAATATAATTCGAGCAGCGGGACCAGCGGCGGAACCGTTTTTACCCACGGACACGGTCCCTCTGCTCCGGACAACTCTGCGCCCAGTTCCTCGATAGTCGATTCGATTTTGGGAAGGGCTGAACAAGGGATGACCGCGGATACCGCGTCTCACAATGCTCAGGACAAACAGGGGAACAATAGCCACAGTGCGGCTCATGCTGCGCATCACTCAGCGGACAACAAACACCTTCAaccgcaacaacaacagaCCGGCGACAAACGCCAGTACGACCCTGCGAGGCATAAGCCGCCCGAACACAGAAAAGAGGAGCAGAAATTATACGGAAAGTACGCCGCCGAGAGTTCGAGGATAGAGAGACAGAGGACACAGCCTGATATTATAGAACAGAGGAGCGAAGAGGTCAGGAAAATCATAGAGAAACCCATCCCACCGCCTATGACTGCGCAAAAAACTAGACAAGAGATACAGAAGGAAGAGTACGTCGCGAATATGATCAAGCAGGCTCATCATCACGGGAAGTacggaatggaaaaattgcagAGTAATCCCGTGGTGGTTTTGAACCAGATCAAAGGATTCGCGAAGGAAAAGTCACCGGGAAACGTCAACGTGCCTCCGGCGCAACAAATGATGGGGAAACCTAAGCCGATTCAGGGACAGTTCGCCGCGCATCACGGAGTTACGCAGATAATGAAGGACAATTCTAGGAATGGAAACGCTCAATCGGCGACCGCGCAATCAACGCAGATGCCAGTCAACGTGGATGATATCAAAGTCGAGAAAAAACCGACGTCCGAAGACCTTCTGCGAATGGCTCTGGCGTACACTACTGCGCATCAACCTCCACCAGCGGGTAAACATCGGTCGCTTTTTAGCCCGGAAAAAACTGTTGTACAGACCAGGGAGTCCAGCCATCTTCAGAGGGCTAAACCTAAGCAGAAAACACCACCCTCCGCAGCCAGAAATATCAAACAAGAACCGATCGGTGTCAAACAAGAACCGTTGGACCTCATTTCTCCTTTCGCCAGCCCTCCGGGGACCATCGAGCATCTGCCATCGTTTAACAAAAGAGCTGTCAACGAGGTGCCACCTTCCTCCTCGAATAAGAGACACCGGGCATCGTCGATATGTGAACCCGAACAGACACCCAGGGTAAAAGTCGAAGACCAAGCAGGTCTCGATGCGATGAAGATGCTTGGGAGGGTTCCCGAACTCATACAGCCTATCAGGGACAACCCGACCTCTTCCAATGGGAAAAGTTCATCCGTTGCCAATGACTTGAAACCTCCAGACCTTATAAAACCATTCGAGCCAGAACCACTTGCCGCAAACCCCTCTCCGATAGTTCAAGGCTCCGGAATGACTCAACGACCCTTTTCCAACGGATACGATGCGTCGAGGGTTCCTGGACAAGAGTCGCACGACTCGCAGTATCCTTACGATAAGAATGTTGCAGATGCAAATGTGATGCAGCAAATGCAACACCAGCAACCGCAAGTAACTGCTCATTCCCTCCCACCCAATATGTCCTGGACGGACAGAATCGCAGAGGCGCCTGTGGCTGGCACCGCGACGATACAAAATGCGGTAGCACCTGTGATAGAAGAGAAGAGATCGGAACACCacaagagcgaaaaaaagaagaagaaagacaaGCACAAACACAAGGACAAAGATAAGAGCAAGGAAGAGAGGAAGCACAAGCACAAACACAAAGACAGAGAGAAGGACAGGCATCACAGAGACAAAGATAAGGCTGGCGAAGACGTTTCCGCAACGGCCGGCTCAGCATCGACCACTGCCATACCGATTAAAATCACCATACCCAAAGACAAGATAAATTTGGGAGCCGGTGGCGACGCCGGTCACCCAGCTTCGCACGGACCCTCGGAGGGATCTAgtttgaagataaaaattctcaaagaacGTCTGAAGGGTGGTGAGAACCAGGGCGAAGCGCAGGTTCAGGCACCCCTGAAGATCAAAATAAGAACCGGTGGAAGCACCCTTGGTAATAACGTCGACGTGAGAAAACGAGAGAGGGAGTCAGACGCGGGGAGTCCTACCACCGGGGGCCCGCCACCGATGAAGAAACACACGCAAGCTAACGTTGTCGCTGGGACAGCTCCGGGCATGACTGCTAACTACGCTCAACAGCGACCTGGGGCTATGGAAAGACAGCAAAATGGACGCCATTATACTAGTGGCCCCGCAGGAAATAATAAG